From Eptesicus fuscus isolate TK198812 chromosome 22, DD_ASM_mEF_20220401, whole genome shotgun sequence, a single genomic window includes:
- the PIP5K1A gene encoding phosphatidylinositol 4-phosphate 5-kinase type-1 alpha isoform X2 yields MASASGPSAAGFSSMDPGVPSCTSSSASGNKRAMASEVPYAPGMSIKKIGHRGVDSSGETTYKKTTSSALKGAIQLGITHTVGSLSTKPERDVLMQDFYVVESIFFPSEGSNLTPAHHYNDFRFKTYAPVAFRYFRELFGIRPDDYLYSLCSEPLIELCNSGASGSLFYVSSDDEFIIKTVQHKEAEFLQKLLPGYYMNLNQNPRTLLPKFYGLYCVQAGGKNIRIVVMNNLLPRSVKMHIKYDLKGSTYKRRASQKEREKPLPTLKDLDFLQDIPDGLFLDADMYNALCKTLQRDCLVLQSFKIMDYSLLMSIHNIDHAQREPSGHETLYSIDTRKPAPQKALYSTAMESIQGEARRGGTMETEDNMGGIPARNSKGERLLLYIGIIDILQSYRFVKKLEHSWKALVHDGDTVSVHRPGFYAERFQRFMCNTVFKKIPLKPSPSKKFRSGSSFSRRGGPSGNSCITYQPSVSGEHKAQVTTKAEVEPGVHFGRPDVLPQTPPLEKISEVSTIPDPCFSPVVGETLQMLSTSATLLEKLEIEESEFTH; encoded by the exons ATGGCGTCGGCCTCTGGGCCGTCGGCGGCCGGGTTTTCATCCATGGATCCCGGGGTTCCTTCCTGCACCTCGTCCTCAG cttcTGGAAACAAGCGAGCCATGGCATCTGAG GTGCCTTATGCCCCTGGCATGTCCATCAAGAAAATAGGCCACAGAGGTGTTGATTCCTCAGGAGAGACGACATATAAAAAG aCAACCTCATCAGCCTTGAAAGGTGCCATTCAGTTAGGCATTACTCACACTGTGGGGAGCCTGAGTACCAAACCAGAGCGGGATGTCCTCATGCAAGACTTTTACGTGGTGGAGAGTATCTTCTTCCCCAG TGAAGGGAGTAACCTGACCCCTGCTCATCACTACAATGACTTTCGGTTCAAGACCTACGCACCTGTTGCTTTCCGCTACTTTCGAGAATTATTTGGTATCCGGCCTGATGATTACTTG TATTCCCTCTGCAGTGAGCCGCTGATTGAACTGTGCAACTCTGGGGCCAGTGGTTCCCTCTTCTACGTGTCCAGCGATGACGAATTCATCATTAAAACAGTCCAGCATAAAGAGGCGGAGTTTCTGCAGAAGCTGCTTCCAGGATACTACATG AACCTCAACCAGAACCCTCGGACTTTGCTGCCTAAATTCTATGGACTGTACTGtgtgcaggcaggtggtaagaatATTCGAATTGTGGTAATGAATAACCTCTTACCACGGTCCGTCAAGATGCATATCAAATACGACCTCAAGGGCTCAACCTACAAACGGCGGGCTTCCCAAAAAGAGCGAGAGAAGCCTCTCCCCACCCTTAAAGACCTGGACTTCTTACAGGACATCCCTGATGGTCTCTTTTTGGATGCTGATATGTACAATGCTCTCTGTAAGACCCTGCAGCGTGACTGTTTG GTGCTGCAGAGTTTCAAGATAATGGACTATAGCCTCCTGATGTCAATCCATAACATAGATCACGCACAACGAGAACCCTCAGGCCATGAAACACTATACTCAATTGATACTCGCAAACCAGCTCCCCAAAAGGCGCTCTATTCCACAGCCATGGAATCTATCCAGGGCGAGGCTCGGCGAGGCGGCACCATGGAGACTGAAGACAA TATGGGTGGCATCCCTGCCCGGAATAGTAAAGGGGAAAGGCTGCTGCTTTATATCGGGATCATTGACATTCTGCAGTCTTACAG GTTTGTTAAGAAATTGGAGCACTCGTGGAAAGCACTGGTACATGATGGG GACACCGTATCGGTGCATCGCCCAGGCTTCTACGCTGAACGGTTCCAGCGCTTCATGTGCAACACAGTGTTCAAGAAGATCCCCT TGAAGCCCTCTCCTTCCAAAAAGTTTCGGTCTGGCTCATCTTTCTCTCGGCGAGGAGGCCCCAGCGGCAACTCCTGCATTACTTACCAGCCATCGGTCTCTGGGGAACACAAGGCACAAGTGACAACAAAGGCGGAAGTGGAGCCAG GCGTCCACTTCGGTCGTCCTGATGTTTTACCTCAGACTCCACCTTTGGAGAAAATCAGTGAGGTCTCGACTATTCCTGACCCCTGCTTTTCACCTGTAGTTGGAGAGACTTTGCAAATGTTATCTACAAG TGCAACCCTCTTGGAAAAGCTTGAAATTGAAGAGTCAGAGTTCACCCAT
- the PIP5K1A gene encoding phosphatidylinositol 4-phosphate 5-kinase type-1 alpha isoform X1, whose translation MASASGPSAAGFSSMDPGVPSCTSSSGFHFLCCGVRSKRASGNKRAMASEVPYAPGMSIKKIGHRGVDSSGETTYKKTTSSALKGAIQLGITHTVGSLSTKPERDVLMQDFYVVESIFFPSEGSNLTPAHHYNDFRFKTYAPVAFRYFRELFGIRPDDYLYSLCSEPLIELCNSGASGSLFYVSSDDEFIIKTVQHKEAEFLQKLLPGYYMNLNQNPRTLLPKFYGLYCVQAGGKNIRIVVMNNLLPRSVKMHIKYDLKGSTYKRRASQKEREKPLPTLKDLDFLQDIPDGLFLDADMYNALCKTLQRDCLVLQSFKIMDYSLLMSIHNIDHAQREPSGHETLYSIDTRKPAPQKALYSTAMESIQGEARRGGTMETEDNMGGIPARNSKGERLLLYIGIIDILQSYRFVKKLEHSWKALVHDGDTVSVHRPGFYAERFQRFMCNTVFKKIPLKPSPSKKFRSGSSFSRRGGPSGNSCITYQPSVSGEHKAQVTTKAEVEPGVHFGRPDVLPQTPPLEKISEVSTIPDPCFSPVVGETLQMLSTSATLLEKLEIEESEFTH comes from the exons ATGGCGTCGGCCTCTGGGCCGTCGGCGGCCGGGTTTTCATCCATGGATCCCGGGGTTCCTTCCTGCACCTCGTCCTCAG GTTTCCACTTTCTGTGCTGTGGGGTCAGGAGTAAGAGAG cttcTGGAAACAAGCGAGCCATGGCATCTGAG GTGCCTTATGCCCCTGGCATGTCCATCAAGAAAATAGGCCACAGAGGTGTTGATTCCTCAGGAGAGACGACATATAAAAAG aCAACCTCATCAGCCTTGAAAGGTGCCATTCAGTTAGGCATTACTCACACTGTGGGGAGCCTGAGTACCAAACCAGAGCGGGATGTCCTCATGCAAGACTTTTACGTGGTGGAGAGTATCTTCTTCCCCAG TGAAGGGAGTAACCTGACCCCTGCTCATCACTACAATGACTTTCGGTTCAAGACCTACGCACCTGTTGCTTTCCGCTACTTTCGAGAATTATTTGGTATCCGGCCTGATGATTACTTG TATTCCCTCTGCAGTGAGCCGCTGATTGAACTGTGCAACTCTGGGGCCAGTGGTTCCCTCTTCTACGTGTCCAGCGATGACGAATTCATCATTAAAACAGTCCAGCATAAAGAGGCGGAGTTTCTGCAGAAGCTGCTTCCAGGATACTACATG AACCTCAACCAGAACCCTCGGACTTTGCTGCCTAAATTCTATGGACTGTACTGtgtgcaggcaggtggtaagaatATTCGAATTGTGGTAATGAATAACCTCTTACCACGGTCCGTCAAGATGCATATCAAATACGACCTCAAGGGCTCAACCTACAAACGGCGGGCTTCCCAAAAAGAGCGAGAGAAGCCTCTCCCCACCCTTAAAGACCTGGACTTCTTACAGGACATCCCTGATGGTCTCTTTTTGGATGCTGATATGTACAATGCTCTCTGTAAGACCCTGCAGCGTGACTGTTTG GTGCTGCAGAGTTTCAAGATAATGGACTATAGCCTCCTGATGTCAATCCATAACATAGATCACGCACAACGAGAACCCTCAGGCCATGAAACACTATACTCAATTGATACTCGCAAACCAGCTCCCCAAAAGGCGCTCTATTCCACAGCCATGGAATCTATCCAGGGCGAGGCTCGGCGAGGCGGCACCATGGAGACTGAAGACAA TATGGGTGGCATCCCTGCCCGGAATAGTAAAGGGGAAAGGCTGCTGCTTTATATCGGGATCATTGACATTCTGCAGTCTTACAG GTTTGTTAAGAAATTGGAGCACTCGTGGAAAGCACTGGTACATGATGGG GACACCGTATCGGTGCATCGCCCAGGCTTCTACGCTGAACGGTTCCAGCGCTTCATGTGCAACACAGTGTTCAAGAAGATCCCCT TGAAGCCCTCTCCTTCCAAAAAGTTTCGGTCTGGCTCATCTTTCTCTCGGCGAGGAGGCCCCAGCGGCAACTCCTGCATTACTTACCAGCCATCGGTCTCTGGGGAACACAAGGCACAAGTGACAACAAAGGCGGAAGTGGAGCCAG GCGTCCACTTCGGTCGTCCTGATGTTTTACCTCAGACTCCACCTTTGGAGAAAATCAGTGAGGTCTCGACTATTCCTGACCCCTGCTTTTCACCTGTAGTTGGAGAGACTTTGCAAATGTTATCTACAAG TGCAACCCTCTTGGAAAAGCTTGAAATTGAAGAGTCAGAGTTCACCCAT